GCTTCTATCAGCCTTGCAATCGATTCTCCCGATGGCTTTTGTCCCCTTGAAAATTGGCAGGCAGAAATAGCCAAATTTTCTTTTGGCCTCTGGAACGTAGCACTCCAATTGATAGCTGTAGTTAAAAATCTCTTGCAATCTACTCCGTTGAATCACCATGTTGTCAAAAGGTGAGAGAATATGAACCTTAGATTTTGTACTTGTTTTCAACTCAAGATGTTCAGGGAAAGTAAAGTAGTCTTCCGATAGACCCTTGATATTTATTCTAGTTAGTTGACCATCCATGGTAAGATCTTCAGCGACTTTCTTGACTCCATCGCGAACTTTGCTCTTGTTAAGGTAGGCAATTCCCTTAGCAGTAGCAAATCCTTGGTGACGGATCGTACGATTAATAAGGTATTGGTAGTATTCCTCCTCGGTGGGGAACGATTGATCAATCTCCCCGGGAATGACGTTTTCAGGCAAATCATAGACTTTGCGAAAAGCCTCTCGGCGCGTCACTTCTAGATCACCATCAAGGAAGAGCCTTTCCAATGCTTTCTTTGCTGGCTTCCAATCCCACCATCCAGACGATGTTTTCTTGAGTTCTCTCTTAAAATCAGAGGATTGTAGCGGACCTTCATCTCTGATTCTCTTAAGAACCAGTTTCATCATCTTTTTGTCACGGTTCCAATTGCTTGTTTCTCTAAATTGCCTCTTTAGATACAAACTATAGCGATAGTCACGCATCGGAAGAATAGAAGCAGCGTGGGACCAATATTCAAAAACGACCCTTTGCTCGACTAACTGATCAAGCTCTACAGGACGATAATTAGAGTTTCTTGCCCAGAGAACATGATGGTGGGCTTTTTCCAAGACTGAAATAGTATCAAGTTGAACGTAGCCAAGGTGCTCTATGATGGCCTTCGTGTCCTTGGAATCAGAGTCTAATTTCTGACAACTGAAGATCATTTTTTTCGCTGAGCTAAGTGTCAGAACTCTATTTTTTGGCAACTCATGATTCCTTTATTGAAGCCTAGTTTCGGCGTGACCAGAAGCCTCGATTGTTATGGGAGTTTGGTCTTGATCCGTAAATATTTCCCCGAGAAGTTTAGCACTATCGAATGTTTTATCCCAAGAGATAGCATCGGAGACAGTTATCTTGATAAGGTCTGGATTCTTCAATTGGCGACTCTCCTGAAAGCCAAAACCTGAATCCAATGAGTTCAATAGAAGGCTAATGAGGTTTCCATGGCTAGATAAAAGCAGAGTTCCACTCTCTTCTGATTTCAGCCTATCTATCAATCGAATGATTCTGTCCTGACCTTTGCGGCATGACTCTCCATCTGGATATGAGAAAGTGAAGTCATTCCAGGATCTCTCAAAAATATCCCAGAAATCATTGGGATCAGGTAAAAATTGATGGGTTACATGACATTCATGAAGATCCTGTTCGATTGTGAATGGTCGTCCAATGCTTTCAATAAATGGCTTGATAGTATCAATACATCTTTTGTACGGACTGGAGAATACTTTATCGATTCCCAAGCTATTCAATACGGAAACCAATCGCCTGGATTGCTGCTGGCCCTTCTCAGTAAGTGGCCATTCCTCACTAGGTAGGTTGCTCCGTGGATTTGACTGCGAATGTCGCAGGAGATAAATTGTTAAACTCATAGGACCCCCAATGTTTGATTCATGAAACGCATTTTTGAGCAGCCATTTTGAGAGCTTTCCCACCTATTGCGTGATATGGAGAAGCCAGCAAAAAAGCCCATAATATCAGATATCAATAATAAAACTTTAGCGGAAATATTTTTTCCGAATCATTTTTAGCCCCTAGTGTCATTGGGAACCTATCATGACGCCATGGTCCTGAAAACTCTCCAAAGTGGCTCTGATAGTGCAAATTGTCGTGTAGAACTATTAGAGAGGTCCCTAATGATGAAGCATCTATTTGTTTTAGTCATTCTCATTTTACCAGCTATCTTTCAGAACTGCAGTGACGTTGCGCAGTTTGCAGGGATGAGAAGTGTTGGTGATCCACCATCGGCAGCTGGTGGAGTCGATGACACTGGAATTAAGCCTGATACTGGTGATTCGGATGTCATAGTTGAGGTTGGGCCAAATCCAATCCCATCAGGTGCCTATAAGAACTCGATTCAGTTTAATTGCGGCGATGACAGCGTTCATAAAGAGAGAATTGATCTATCGGAACCCTCAGTGAGTTCTGTTGAGCTTGATATCGAAGGCTTCTTCTGCCCTAAGCAGGTGGATAACTTGCACGTATTGCTACTGATGGATTTCTCTGGCTCCATGGGGCTACACAGAACATCTAGAGACGGCCCCCTTGCTCCAGGGAATGATCCACAAGCAGCTGAGAACTGTGGTCGCCTAGAATCGACAATTGCTTTGTTAGAGACCATCTCAGCTCAGAAAAGCATTGAAGATAAAGTAAAGATCGCCATGGTCCCCTTCGCGGGGCAAGTGGTGGAGGACTTTGTCATAGAATTCGTTGATATGGAGGAGTTTTATCAAAATCTTTCCGCCAACAATATTTGCCGATATATCGTTCAAGACCATAGCTTCGGGCTAGACCCTACCAATCCCGGGGCACTTTCCAGGGAAAGACCCCAGGGTAAAATCGATGCAAGCACTAACTATCGAGCCGCGTTTGAAGGTGCTGAAGAGATCTTAAAAGCTGTAGAGGGTCGTAAAGTGGTCTATATGATATCTGATGGCTATCCAACCTCCGGGGGTAGAGATCCTATTGAGATCAGCATCGATGCAGGCGAAAGGCTTCGCGACAAAGTTTCAAACATGACATTAAATGCAATATTATTAGGCGCAGGAACTCAGAAGGCTCAGGAACTACTTGAGTACGTCGCAGGTTCTAAGGAGAGAGTCCGAGCTGTGGCCTCGGCATCTCAACTGGCAGACGAAATCGTTGTGTTTCCTCCTCCCGAAATAGATCCTGAGACGGCCCTAGCCAGCTATGCATCAGGTCGTGGAGATTGGCAGGATCTTGATTTTACTTTCTTTGAAGATCTAGGTGGAGGGCAGTGGCAATACCAAGTAAAAACTACGACTCTCGATATTGAGGCGGGCACTGACATCCAATCGATTTCAGTTCGAGTTTTAGGCTTCGAAGGTACAAGCTTCGAGCATCGGGTCGAAATTGAGCTGGCTAGAAGTGGAGTGAATGCCCTCTAGATACAGGCCTTCGCTAGCTATAGCTTTACTAGTGGTTTAGTCACGCTCATAGCTAGAGATAATTGTTGTGGCCTCTACTGATGATTCGAAAAACTTGCGTTTTATTTCTAAGTACTCGGGATGGGAGAAAAATGTGTCGCTTTTCTCCTTACTCGGGAAGTATATAGCAAACACTCTATTGATAGGCCTTCCTTCTTCATTCTTCAAGACCTCGGAAACTTTAAAGTCGTACCTGAATCCGCCGCCGGCGTTCTCAAGGAGTGGCTTCATTGCATTTCTGTAATCTGAGTAAACTTTTTCGTCCTTGACTTGCAACCCAACCATCATTTCATAGTTCATTGGTATCTCCTACGCATTAGCCTACCGAGCATACCATCTTTGCTGGCCTTGGGTAGTATGGAATTTCTTTATGGTCGATTTGCAGCCAGTTCAAGTGATTGACAGGATAGTAGTCCAGAAAATTGAAGGACTGGTATCAACTCAAGTGGACTATGAAGCTGTA
This sequence is a window from Pseudobacteriovorax antillogorgiicola. Protein-coding genes within it:
- a CDS encoding winged helix-turn-helix domain-containing protein — protein: MPKNRVLTLSSAKKMIFSCQKLDSDSKDTKAIIEHLGYVQLDTISVLEKAHHHVLWARNSNYRPVELDQLVEQRVVFEYWSHAASILPMRDYRYSLYLKRQFRETSNWNRDKKMMKLVLKRIRDEGPLQSSDFKRELKKTSSGWWDWKPAKKALERLFLDGDLEVTRREAFRKVYDLPENVIPGEIDQSFPTEEEYYQYLINRTIRHQGFATAKGIAYLNKSKVRDGVKKVAEDLTMDGQLTRINIKGLSEDYFTFPEHLELKTSTKSKVHILSPFDNMVIQRSRLQEIFNYSYQLECYVPEAKRKFGYFCLPIFKGTKAIGRIDCKADRSSQTLIVNSLHSESSADISKQISPRLKEFARFNGCKDTLW
- a CDS encoding histidine phosphatase family protein; this translates as MSLTIYLLRHSQSNPRSNLPSEEWPLTEKGQQQSRRLVSVLNSLGIDKVFSSPYKRCIDTIKPFIESIGRPFTIEQDLHECHVTHQFLPDPNDFWDIFERSWNDFTFSYPDGESCRKGQDRIIRLIDRLKSEESGTLLLSSHGNLISLLLNSLDSGFGFQESRQLKNPDLIKITVSDAISWDKTFDSAKLLGEIFTDQDQTPITIEASGHAETRLQ
- a CDS encoding vWA domain-containing protein; this translates as MMKHLFVLVILILPAIFQNCSDVAQFAGMRSVGDPPSAAGGVDDTGIKPDTGDSDVIVEVGPNPIPSGAYKNSIQFNCGDDSVHKERIDLSEPSVSSVELDIEGFFCPKQVDNLHVLLLMDFSGSMGLHRTSRDGPLAPGNDPQAAENCGRLESTIALLETISAQKSIEDKVKIAMVPFAGQVVEDFVIEFVDMEEFYQNLSANNICRYIVQDHSFGLDPTNPGALSRERPQGKIDASTNYRAAFEGAEEILKAVEGRKVVYMISDGYPTSGGRDPIEISIDAGERLRDKVSNMTLNAILLGAGTQKAQELLEYVAGSKERVRAVASASQLADEIVVFPPPEIDPETALASYASGRGDWQDLDFTFFEDLGGGQWQYQVKTTTLDIEAGTDIQSISVRVLGFEGTSFEHRVEIELARSGVNAL
- a CDS encoding DUF1330 domain-containing protein encodes the protein MNYEMMVGLQVKDEKVYSDYRNAMKPLLENAGGGFRYDFKVSEVLKNEEGRPINRVFAIYFPSKEKSDTFFSHPEYLEIKRKFFESSVEATTIISSYERD